The proteins below are encoded in one region of Silene latifolia isolate original U9 population chromosome 2, ASM4854445v1, whole genome shotgun sequence:
- the LOC141640937 gene encoding uncharacterized protein LOC141640937: MIAVMRAISTFTAASGLHMNKMKSNVYGNGLESGLLEKFASVTGLKIGKLPFKYLGVPISAKKLSTLDCNILVDRIVDRIRALGAKKLSYAGRLVLINSVLGTLHSYWARIYIIPSSIMAKIESTCRSFLWKGDAHSHSNALVSWKQVCLPKEQGGLGVCDIRRWNVAAVGKYVWWVMDKKDHLWVKWVHCTYLKSVSWTDYKPPQSSSWAWKRICRVKDLLISGYIQHDWLEKDAPYSISSGYKWLGTEASNVPWYKHVWITAGIPKHQFISWLYVQQRLLTKDRVQRLFHSNDTECALCGEEDESHDHLFFHCPYSRKCLQQVQEWSNLAIPERQVVSWWQAHDKSKGVFTSLVVMALVYHIWWARNHCRFQQYHDISPDDIGNRHCHPRNGFSCIQAGPDWARLLVASLQS; encoded by the coding sequence ATGATAGCTGTGATGAGAGCCATTTCTACTTTTACTGCAGCTTCAGGTTTACATATGAACAAAATGAAATCAAATGTGTATGGCAATGGGTTGGAGAGTGGTTTGCTGGAGAAATTTGCTAGTGTTACTGGTTTAAAGATAGGTAAATTACCTTTCAAATACCTTGGGGTGCCTATTTCAGCTAAGAAATTATCTACTCTTGATTGTAACATTTTGGTGGATAGGATTGTGGATAGAATTAGAGCATTGGGGGCTAAGAAATTATCATATGCAGGTAGGCTTGTGTTGATTAACAGTGTGCTTGGTACTCTCCATAGCTACTGGGCAAGGATATACATCATTCCATCTAGTATTATGGCCAAGATAGAGAGTACTTGTAGGAGTTTCTTATGGAAGGGGGATGCTCATTCACACTCTAATGCTCTTGTGTCTTGGAAGCAAGTCTGTTTGCCAAAAGAACAAGGGGGGTTAGGAGTGTGTGATATCAGAAGGTGGAATGTGGCTGCAGTAGGAAAGTATGTCTGGTGGGTGATGGATAAAAAAGATCACCTATGGGTAAAGTGGGTGCATTGTACCTACTTAAAAAGTGTGTCCTGGACTGATTATAAACCTCCTCAAAGTAGCAGCTGGGCTTGGAAAAGAATTTGCAGAGTTAAGGACCTTCTTATTTCTGGTTATATACAGCATGACTGGTTAGAAAAAGATGCTCCTTACTCGATTTCTAGTGGTTATAAATGGCTAGGTACTGAAGCTAGTAATGTTCCCTGGTATAAGCATGTCTGGATCACTGCAGGTATCCCTAAGCATCAATTTATTAGTTGGCTGTATGTTCAGCAGAGGCTTCTAACCAAGGACAGGGTTCAAAGGTTGTTTCACAGCAATGATACAGAGTGTGCTCTGTGTGGTGAGGAGGATGAAAGTCATGATCATCTATTCTTTCATTGTCCTTACAGTAGAAAATGCTTGCAGCAGGTACAAGAATGGAGTAACCTGGCAATTCCTGAGAGGCAAGTGGTGAGCTGGTGGCAGGCTCATGACAAGAGTAAGGGGGTATTCACCTCCTTGGTAGTGATGGCTTTGGTGTATCATATCTGGTGGGCACGTAATCACTGTAGATTTCAACAG